A section of the Pseudovibrio sp. M1P-2-3 genome encodes:
- a CDS encoding murein L,D-transpeptidase family protein, which translates to MFSPFIAGLKNMTRPLAAIALASTLIACQGSEYMGAKHEKPISDSIKRKIQRYSMDEHSPILVRLFKEESELEVWKEARSGTYELLETFEICKWSGKLGPKFKEGDRQAPEGFYKISRAQMNPNSDYYLAFNLGFPNKYDRAHDRTGTFLMVHGACSSRGCYAMTDEQISDIYALARESFLGGQRKFQVHAFPFRMTAKNMAKHSGSEHYEFWKMLKEGSDHFEVTGRPPKIDVCDKKYVFNANLKNSGARFNPRNSCPAYEVPQRVAKAVAQKQLSDNLKIQEYQTASVRRKERQDAVASFFGNEQGPARSSLALQQASGPSPKQPTAAQLSLAPIQSQAEKSESKKQGFLTVFNNLIPQDDNRSVPTINAVPQPKALP; encoded by the coding sequence ATGTTTTCACCATTCATCGCTGGCTTGAAAAATATGACCAGACCGTTGGCTGCTATTGCACTGGCATCTACACTGATTGCGTGCCAGGGCAGCGAATATATGGGTGCGAAACATGAAAAGCCCATCAGCGACTCCATCAAGCGCAAAATTCAGCGCTACTCCATGGACGAACACTCTCCTATTCTCGTACGACTATTCAAAGAAGAGTCGGAACTAGAGGTCTGGAAAGAAGCTCGCTCCGGTACTTATGAGCTACTGGAAACATTTGAAATCTGTAAGTGGTCAGGAAAACTCGGGCCGAAATTCAAAGAGGGCGACCGACAAGCACCTGAAGGTTTCTACAAGATTTCTCGGGCTCAAATGAACCCAAATTCCGACTATTACCTTGCATTCAATCTTGGCTTTCCAAACAAGTATGATCGTGCACACGATCGCACAGGCACCTTTTTGATGGTCCACGGTGCGTGTTCATCGCGCGGTTGCTACGCTATGACCGATGAGCAAATCTCCGATATCTACGCTCTGGCACGAGAAAGTTTCTTAGGAGGGCAGCGTAAGTTTCAAGTACATGCCTTCCCATTTCGCATGACAGCAAAAAACATGGCAAAGCACTCGGGTAGTGAGCACTACGAATTTTGGAAAATGCTGAAAGAAGGAAGTGATCACTTTGAAGTAACTGGTCGCCCGCCCAAAATTGATGTTTGTGACAAAAAATACGTCTTTAATGCGAACTTAAAGAATTCAGGCGCACGCTTTAACCCTAGAAACTCTTGTCCCGCCTATGAGGTTCCTCAAAGAGTTGCCAAAGCAGTCGCCCAAAAACAATTAAGCGACAATCTCAAAATTCAAGAGTACCAAACAGCATCAGTTCGAAGAAAAGAACGCCAAGATGCTGTTGCCAGTTTCTTTGGAAATGAACAAGGCCCGGCCCGTTCATCCTTAGCATTACAGCAAGCCTCTGGCCCCTCACCTAAACAACCAACAGCTGCACAACTATCATTGGCACCTATACAAAGTCAGGCCGAAAAATCAGAAAGCAAGAAGCAAGGATTTTTGACCGTATTTAATAATTTAATCCCACAGGATGACAATAGATCCGTGCCAACTATCAACGCAGTACCACAGCCCAAAGCGCTACCTTAA
- a CDS encoding carbohydrate kinase family protein — MSLERFSKRGKLPAPVQKTIKTVLFIGEQSLCPTKGSRGAVFAIERLGHRVIFIPTATVVAGETVFTEANSNFLKSAGTAFSATDIDAVLVGNLYSEDQATLTEQLLRDFVAVNTSLKTLLSVSAVRELHLAGHTDSLGQICSYLIGDMKSISNYANFPADCEAELIAAARSLEIERVLITNAPAMRRNSHSYLLVGPSGSTSVEHSKVPGSDFDYGYLLEALMLVRLLEGQRDEDALKVSAASVFELAAKSVRMGAQELLYSQNQEALIRPMALVNDRRVVEGSIPK, encoded by the coding sequence ATGTCACTTGAGCGATTTAGTAAGAGAGGGAAACTACCAGCGCCCGTTCAAAAAACTATAAAGACTGTTCTTTTTATAGGAGAACAGTCACTTTGTCCGACAAAAGGCAGCCGCGGGGCGGTTTTTGCAATAGAGCGCCTAGGCCATAGGGTTATTTTCATACCCACGGCAACGGTAGTTGCTGGTGAAACTGTATTTACTGAGGCCAATTCCAACTTTTTGAAGAGTGCTGGTACAGCTTTTTCAGCTACAGATATTGATGCGGTTCTGGTTGGTAATCTCTATTCGGAGGACCAGGCGACATTAACGGAACAGCTTTTAAGAGATTTTGTTGCCGTTAACACTAGTTTAAAAACTCTTCTTAGTGTGAGTGCTGTTAGAGAACTACATTTGGCAGGTCATACAGATTCACTTGGGCAGATATGCAGTTATCTGATTGGTGATATGAAGAGTATTTCCAACTATGCAAACTTTCCAGCTGATTGCGAGGCAGAACTGATCGCTGCGGCACGTTCCCTTGAAATTGAAAGAGTTCTTATTACAAATGCCCCAGCAATGCGGCGGAATTCGCACTCATACTTGCTTGTAGGACCATCGGGGAGCACGTCAGTAGAACACTCTAAAGTACCCGGCTCAGATTTTGATTATGGTTACCTATTAGAGGCTCTAATGCTTGTTCGACTATTGGAGGGGCAACGGGATGAAGATGCGTTGAAAGTATCCGCAGCCTCCGTTTTTGAGCTGGCAGCAAAGAGTGTTCGAATGGGTGCGCAAGAACTACTGTACTCGCAAAATCAAGAGGCCCTCATCAGGCCCATGGCATTGGTGAATGACAGACGCGTGGTTGAAGGCTCTATTCCGAAATAA
- the ispG gene encoding flavodoxin-dependent (E)-4-hydroxy-3-methylbut-2-enyl-diphosphate synthase produces the protein MTPNKPLYLSTPLSRRSSIPVDVGGVVVGGTAPIVVQSMTNTDTADVDSTVAQVAALAKAGSELVRITVDRDEAAAAVPRIKERLDRLGIHVPLIGDFHYIGHKLLADHPACAEALDKYRINPGNVGFKAKKDLQFGQIIETAIRYNKPVRIGVNWGSLDQDLLTHLMDENQENGSLLTAQEVMREAICRSGLLSAQRAEELGLSRNKIILSAKVSQVQDLIGVYTDLAQRCDYALHLGLTEAGMGTKGIVASSASMGILLQQGIGDTIRISLTPEPGGDRTREVQVSQELLQTMGFRSFVPIVAACPGCGRTTSTVFQELAQDIQNHIRESMPIWREQYPGVEALNVAVMGCIVNGPGESKHADIGISLPGTGETPAAPVFIDGKKAMTLRGSDIANEFKQLVLEYIEGRYGADQRVLEEKGLTGDVT, from the coding sequence ATGACACCCAATAAGCCGCTGTATCTTTCTACCCCTCTTAGCCGCCGCTCTTCTATCCCTGTTGATGTGGGGGGAGTTGTTGTGGGAGGTACTGCTCCCATTGTGGTTCAGTCTATGACGAATACGGATACTGCTGATGTGGATTCTACCGTAGCTCAAGTAGCAGCACTTGCTAAAGCGGGCTCTGAGCTTGTCCGGATCACAGTCGACAGGGATGAAGCTGCTGCTGCCGTCCCTCGCATCAAAGAGCGCTTGGATCGATTAGGAATACACGTGCCACTTATTGGTGATTTTCACTATATCGGGCATAAACTTCTTGCAGATCATCCAGCCTGTGCGGAGGCATTGGACAAGTATCGAATAAACCCAGGTAATGTAGGCTTCAAAGCAAAAAAAGATCTGCAATTCGGTCAGATCATCGAAACTGCAATCCGCTATAACAAGCCAGTTCGCATTGGGGTAAATTGGGGGTCTTTGGACCAAGATCTTCTCACACACCTTATGGATGAGAACCAAGAAAACGGATCTTTACTCACAGCGCAGGAAGTGATGCGTGAGGCAATTTGTCGTTCAGGTTTACTTTCCGCCCAAAGAGCCGAAGAGCTGGGGTTGTCGCGAAATAAAATTATACTATCAGCAAAAGTATCTCAAGTTCAGGATCTTATCGGGGTATACACTGATCTGGCTCAGCGTTGCGATTATGCCCTTCACCTTGGCTTGACAGAGGCAGGGATGGGAACGAAAGGAATTGTTGCTTCTTCTGCCTCTATGGGAATTTTGTTACAACAGGGGATTGGTGACACTATCCGTATTTCTTTAACACCTGAGCCGGGTGGGGATCGCACGAGGGAAGTTCAGGTTTCTCAAGAACTTTTGCAGACAATGGGGTTCCGGAGCTTCGTTCCTATCGTCGCAGCTTGCCCCGGATGCGGGCGCACGACTTCTACGGTCTTTCAAGAGCTTGCTCAGGACATTCAGAACCATATACGGGAAAGCATGCCTATCTGGCGCGAGCAGTACCCTGGAGTGGAAGCTCTGAATGTTGCGGTTATGGGCTGTATTGTAAATGGGCCAGGTGAATCCAAGCATGCGGATATAGGGATTTCTCTTCCAGGTACTGGCGAGACACCAGCAGCGCCTGTCTTCATTGATGGGAAAAAGGCCATGACCTTACGTGGTTCTGATATAGCTAATGAGTTCAAGCAGTTGGTTTTGGAGTATATTGAAGGACGATATGGAGCCGATCAAAGAGTGCTCGAGGAAAAAGGACTGACCGGCGATGTCACTTGA
- a CDS encoding 3-hydroxybutyrate dehydrogenase, with amino-acid sequence MFEGKTAVITGSTSGIGLAYARKLAEHKANIVINGFGDSEDIEKERVSIERDFGVKCLYSNADMTKPDEIEGMIELAKNQLNSVDILINNAGIQHVDPVEDFPADKWDAILAINLSSAFHTIRHSIPLMKQAGWGRIINTASAHALVASPFKAAYVSAKHGIAGLTKTVALEVARDNITVNAICPGYVWTPLVEQQIPDTMKARGLTEEQVKNDILLSAQPTKEFVTVDQVASFALFLCSDAASSMTGAILSMDGGWTAA; translated from the coding sequence ATGTTCGAAGGTAAGACAGCAGTCATCACAGGCTCCACTTCGGGCATAGGGCTGGCATACGCCCGCAAGCTCGCAGAACACAAAGCCAATATAGTCATCAATGGCTTTGGTGACAGCGAAGACATCGAAAAGGAACGGGTCTCTATTGAAAGAGACTTTGGGGTTAAGTGCCTTTATTCCAACGCAGATATGACTAAGCCCGATGAGATTGAGGGTATGATTGAACTTGCGAAAAACCAGCTTAACTCAGTTGATATTTTGATTAACAACGCTGGCATTCAACATGTTGATCCAGTTGAAGACTTTCCTGCGGACAAATGGGATGCCATCCTAGCTATCAATTTAAGTTCAGCATTTCATACGATACGTCACAGTATTCCTTTGATGAAGCAGGCAGGATGGGGGCGGATCATCAATACCGCTTCAGCACATGCTCTTGTCGCATCTCCCTTTAAAGCGGCTTACGTATCCGCGAAACATGGCATTGCAGGTTTAACTAAAACCGTGGCGCTGGAAGTCGCTCGAGACAACATCACAGTCAACGCAATCTGCCCTGGCTATGTGTGGACCCCCCTAGTAGAGCAGCAAATTCCGGACACTATGAAAGCGCGCGGACTAACAGAAGAGCAAGTGAAAAACGATATCCTCCTGTCCGCTCAGCCGACGAAAGAGTTTGTCACAGTCGATCAGGTCGCTTCTTTTGCATTATTCCTATGCTCCGATGCAGCGTCTTCAATGACCGGTGCCATACTTTCCATGGACGGTGGCTGGACCGCCGCCTAA
- a CDS encoding patatin-like phospholipase family protein gives MATTRKKKVKKINLALQGGGSHGAYTWGVLDWLLENEQFEIGKISGTSAGAMNAAVLADGLVEGGQEGARKALRDFWRAVAEAGKTSPFQRGPLDVLLGNWSLDNSPVYVGWDLTSRLISPYQFNPLNINPLKSIINDHINFDRVRHCDIIDVYVAATNVRTGKIKVFSDTELTADALLASCCLPQVYQAVEIDGEAYWDGGFMGNPPLFPLFNEGGKTDILLIQINPVIREEIPRTASEISERLNEITFNSTLLRELRAIEFVSRLIDQEKLDPNEYTKVHMHRIEATKDLLPFGASSKINPQEEFLELLFKIGRKCAEAWAEVHFDSIGFNSTLNLKQEVS, from the coding sequence ATGGCGACTACTCGGAAAAAGAAAGTCAAAAAGATAAATCTTGCGCTTCAAGGCGGCGGGTCTCATGGCGCCTATACATGGGGTGTTCTGGATTGGTTGTTAGAAAACGAGCAGTTTGAAATAGGTAAAATTTCGGGGACAAGTGCTGGAGCAATGAACGCAGCTGTTCTTGCTGACGGGCTTGTAGAAGGTGGGCAAGAGGGAGCACGAAAAGCGCTGAGAGACTTCTGGAGAGCCGTAGCTGAAGCTGGTAAAACAAGTCCATTCCAGCGCGGGCCACTTGATGTTCTCTTGGGAAACTGGAGTTTGGATAACTCTCCAGTGTATGTTGGGTGGGACCTCACTTCCCGGCTCATATCACCCTATCAATTCAACCCTTTGAACATAAACCCGCTAAAATCTATCATAAACGATCACATCAACTTCGACCGCGTCCGCCATTGTGACATTATTGATGTATATGTAGCCGCAACAAACGTTCGTACAGGGAAAATTAAAGTCTTCTCTGATACTGAGTTAACAGCAGACGCCTTACTTGCCTCCTGTTGTTTACCCCAAGTCTATCAAGCAGTTGAAATTGATGGCGAAGCTTATTGGGATGGCGGGTTTATGGGAAACCCTCCTTTGTTCCCTCTTTTTAACGAAGGAGGAAAGACTGATATTCTACTCATCCAGATCAACCCTGTTATTCGTGAGGAAATTCCACGAACAGCCTCTGAAATATCAGAACGTCTCAACGAAATAACATTCAATTCAACATTACTGCGAGAGCTAAGGGCTATTGAATTCGTATCCCGATTGATAGATCAGGAAAAGCTTGACCCCAATGAATATACAAAAGTTCACATGCATCGCATAGAGGCGACTAAAGATTTACTGCCCTTTGGTGCCTCCTCAAAAATCAACCCTCAAGAAGAATTCTTGGAGCTACTTTTCAAGATTGGAAGAAAATGTGCTGAAGCTTGGGCAGAAGTCCACTTCGACAGCATTGGTTTCAATAGTACATTAAATCTTAAGCAAGAAGTGAGTTAA
- a CDS encoding L,D-transpeptidase: MWKSYLWFAVLCFIAIVEFGNVNNAFSKNITAKIDISDQTMTVYVNGVPQYFWLVSTASKGYRTPTGTFSPFRMHEVYFSEQYNNAPMPYSVFFYKGYAIHGTTAVKSLGRPASHGCVRLDPSNAAVLFSLIKTYGPQNARIVITQ, from the coding sequence ATGTGGAAGTCGTACCTGTGGTTTGCTGTGTTATGCTTTATCGCGATCGTTGAGTTCGGCAATGTAAATAATGCATTTTCAAAAAACATAACTGCAAAAATAGACATTTCTGACCAGACAATGACAGTTTATGTGAATGGAGTACCGCAGTACTTTTGGTTGGTATCAACCGCCAGTAAGGGATATAGAACTCCAACTGGCACTTTCTCTCCATTTCGCATGCATGAGGTTTATTTTTCCGAGCAGTACAATAATGCTCCCATGCCTTACTCTGTATTTTTTTATAAGGGCTACGCAATTCACGGTACAACTGCAGTTAAAAGCCTTGGTCGTCCGGCTTCGCATGGTTGTGTTCGTTTAGATCCTAGTAATGCTGCTGTACTGTTCAGTCTGATTAAAACCTATGGCCCGCAAAATGCTAGAATTGTTATTACTCAATAG
- a CDS encoding pentapeptide repeat-containing protein, whose protein sequence is MIFLRSLLTQDKLMRTIVALPVIISVISWNEAEANEDYKKSIKTLETTGSCQACNFLMAEMRGIDIKGANLSGAILREANLKKANLVGANFTDADLRRASFEKADLATSIFDGAQLRGTDFEKATVPKGKFRNADIRSADFRSTDIKEADFSNSDIRGAIFNRANAELASFQGAKLSGASFERANLIAANLKSARLNELNMNRVNATEARFDGSDLRNTYFTSSDLTNASFKNTQLSGVLIRRSRLAGADFTGATGIESVQFIDSCRDEATILPSSIQMQLCTD, encoded by the coding sequence ATGATCTTTTTACGCAGCTTACTCACTCAAGATAAACTGATGAGAACTATAGTTGCTCTCCCCGTAATAATTTCGGTTATCTCTTGGAATGAGGCTGAGGCCAACGAAGACTATAAAAAGTCAATTAAGACTCTCGAAACTACCGGTTCTTGCCAAGCCTGTAACTTTCTAATGGCTGAAATGAGAGGTATTGATATTAAGGGGGCAAACCTTTCCGGTGCCATACTGAGAGAAGCAAATCTGAAAAAAGCAAACCTTGTTGGTGCAAACTTTACAGATGCTGACTTGCGAAGAGCGTCTTTCGAAAAGGCCGATTTAGCAACCAGTATTTTTGACGGAGCACAACTGCGAGGAACAGATTTTGAAAAAGCAACCGTTCCAAAAGGAAAATTCCGTAACGCTGATATTCGCAGCGCTGATTTCCGTTCAACTGATATAAAAGAAGCTGATTTTTCTAACTCAGATATTAGGGGAGCAATTTTTAATCGCGCAAACGCCGAGTTAGCTAGTTTTCAAGGGGCGAAACTCTCTGGCGCAAGCTTTGAACGAGCGAATTTAATTGCAGCAAATTTAAAGTCAGCCCGCCTGAACGAACTTAATATGAACCGAGTTAATGCAACTGAAGCACGCTTCGATGGTAGTGACCTTCGCAATACGTACTTTACAAGCTCAGACTTGACGAACGCCAGCTTCAAAAACACTCAACTCTCTGGAGTTTTGATCCGGCGCTCCAGATTGGCCGGGGCGGATTTTACAGGTGCAACTGGGATTGAATCCGTTCAGTTTATCGATTCTTGTCGAGACGAAGCGACGATATTGCCCAGCTCAATACAAATGCAACTCTGTACTGATTGA
- a CDS encoding MipA/OmpV family protein, giving the protein MGLSNVAASRLAVLCISIGVSQAFAKDEILLGSMTPEEMQKQYVVDIGLAGVVSNKYDGSDKYNIYPLPLIAFSRFYLPALGQVKDGVQGGVFVYPSFGYVSERKPSDGEKLRGTRKIDWAGEIGIGGGYRHDWFRGFIEVRHGFNGNTGVVGRAGLDFIYSPLEQWTFSLGPRADFADSDYMETYFGLSSSAAYGPYSADGGFKSVGLVGRVSYSVMEDITLHLQGGWDRLIGDASDSPVTETDNMFTVALGATYRFDFNLFD; this is encoded by the coding sequence ATGGGGCTTTCTAATGTAGCTGCTAGCCGACTTGCTGTCTTATGCATTAGTATCGGTGTGTCGCAAGCTTTCGCGAAAGATGAAATTCTACTTGGTTCGATGACACCCGAAGAGATGCAAAAGCAATACGTGGTCGATATTGGCTTAGCAGGGGTTGTATCAAACAAATACGACGGTTCAGACAAATACAATATCTACCCCCTGCCTCTCATTGCATTTAGCCGGTTTTATTTGCCTGCCCTTGGACAAGTTAAAGATGGTGTTCAAGGAGGCGTCTTTGTCTATCCGTCTTTTGGATATGTTTCAGAGCGTAAACCTAGTGATGGTGAAAAGCTAAGGGGGACGCGGAAGATTGACTGGGCTGGAGAAATTGGTATTGGAGGCGGTTACCGCCACGATTGGTTTCGAGGATTTATAGAAGTTCGTCACGGATTTAATGGCAATACCGGGGTCGTTGGACGAGCTGGTTTGGATTTTATTTATAGTCCCTTGGAGCAATGGACCTTCAGCCTTGGTCCGCGGGCTGATTTCGCCGATAGCGACTATATGGAAACGTATTTTGGCCTGTCGTCTAGCGCAGCTTATGGGCCGTATAGTGCAGATGGAGGGTTTAAAAGTGTAGGGCTTGTTGGGCGGGTCAGTTACTCTGTTATGGAGGATATTACATTACATCTTCAAGGAGGCTGGGATCGTTTAATTGGGGATGCTTCTGACAGTCCTGTGACTGAAACCGATAACATGTTCACCGTAGCATTGGGAGCGACTTACAGATTTGATTTCAATCTGTTTGACTGA
- a CDS encoding L-serine ammonia-lyase yields MFLSIFEIFKIGIGPSSSHTMGPMTAAQRFLDTLRNGRSQWPGSGAPASIKVILYGSLAWTGKGHATDRAVVLGLAGFSPETIDPAEVEILEKQINRTKTLELNGLPPLKFNPEQDVIFEFNEELPGHANGMVIEAFDAAEKLHFQETYYSIGGGFVVTALELERLKKNPESETDGPPISGPKPYPFSSAQQMLEMGKASKKTIAEMKRANELTAITSKEFDANVWQIWTVMDNCIQRGLNSEGILPGGLNVKRRAAQIKKQLDDEHGNNMKMPHTVNDWVSVYAMAVNEENAAGGQVVTAPTNGAAGVIPATIKYYRTHCPGSSDEGIRTFLLTASAVGGIIKHNASISGAEVGCQGEVGSAAAMAAAGLCAALGGSNEQIENAAEIALEHHLGLTCDPAKGLVQVPCIERNGLGAIKAVSAASLALRGDGDHFMPLDNCIKAMRQTGEEMNTKYKETSLGGLAVNLPEC; encoded by the coding sequence ATGTTTCTGAGTATCTTTGAAATATTCAAAATTGGAATTGGACCTTCCTCCTCTCATACCATGGGCCCAATGACAGCAGCACAACGCTTCCTCGATACTTTGAGAAATGGCCGCAGCCAATGGCCTGGCTCCGGAGCTCCTGCTTCTATCAAGGTAATTCTTTACGGTTCACTTGCTTGGACAGGCAAAGGCCATGCGACAGATCGGGCGGTCGTATTAGGTCTAGCTGGCTTTTCTCCAGAAACAATTGATCCTGCCGAAGTTGAGATACTTGAGAAACAGATTAACCGAACCAAAACACTAGAGCTTAATGGCCTACCACCGCTGAAGTTCAACCCGGAACAAGACGTAATATTTGAGTTCAATGAAGAGCTCCCCGGGCATGCCAACGGTATGGTTATTGAAGCATTCGATGCTGCCGAAAAGCTTCACTTTCAAGAAACATATTATTCCATTGGCGGCGGCTTCGTTGTAACTGCTCTCGAACTGGAGCGGCTTAAAAAGAACCCAGAATCTGAAACAGACGGCCCCCCAATATCCGGACCGAAACCCTATCCCTTTTCCTCTGCACAACAAATGCTGGAGATGGGAAAAGCATCCAAGAAAACCATCGCAGAAATGAAGAGAGCCAATGAGCTCACAGCCATAACTTCAAAAGAGTTTGATGCTAATGTCTGGCAGATCTGGACAGTCATGGATAACTGTATCCAACGCGGCCTCAACAGTGAGGGCATTTTACCCGGTGGGCTCAACGTCAAAAGGCGAGCTGCACAAATCAAAAAACAGCTTGATGACGAGCACGGTAACAATATGAAAATGCCGCATACAGTGAACGACTGGGTTTCCGTATATGCCATGGCTGTGAATGAAGAAAACGCCGCTGGTGGACAAGTGGTAACAGCTCCGACAAATGGGGCTGCAGGAGTAATCCCCGCCACAATCAAATACTATCGCACACACTGCCCTGGTAGTAGTGATGAGGGAATCCGCACATTTCTACTCACGGCTTCAGCTGTCGGCGGTATTATCAAACACAATGCTTCTATTTCTGGTGCTGAAGTTGGATGCCAAGGAGAGGTTGGTTCCGCCGCCGCGATGGCAGCAGCGGGGTTATGTGCAGCCTTGGGAGGGAGCAATGAGCAAATTGAAAATGCCGCAGAAATTGCCCTTGAACACCACCTAGGTCTTACCTGTGATCCCGCTAAAGGGTTGGTGCAAGTTCCATGTATTGAGCGCAATGGCTTAGGTGCCATTAAAGCCGTTTCCGCAGCCTCACTAGCTTTAAGAGGCGACGGAGACCATTTCATGCCATTGGACAACTGCATAAAAGCAATGAGGCAAACCGGCGAGGAAATGAATACGAAATACAAGGAGACAAGTTTGGGTGGACTAGCTGTGAACCTTCCGGAATGCTGA
- a CDS encoding IS110 family RNA-guided transposase: protein MSEVTIGVDISKDHLDVYCLPDEQSKQFTNTAAGYRQLKSWLKGLPVARIIFEPTGSYHGAFELALSGSYPLSKVNPWQARRFAQAKGKRAKTDRIDARLLAQMGQDFQLEPDKPVDASLCHLKEIRVARQALVKEATQLENRLKTQRVNLVRKQTQQRLKLVRKQLEALNAETQKQIEQSPQRARAAKILHSIPGLGQVAVAALVIEMPELGQLSRKQAAALAGLAPMTRQSGRWRGAAFIQAGRKPVRDALYMPAVVASRYNPDLKAKYNQMRAAGKPPKIAIIALMRKLIELANALIKADRQWQPKTA, encoded by the coding sequence ATGTCTGAGGTTACCATTGGTGTCGATATTTCGAAAGACCATCTTGATGTGTACTGCCTGCCGGATGAGCAGAGCAAGCAGTTTACCAATACAGCTGCAGGGTACAGACAGTTAAAAAGCTGGCTGAAAGGCCTGCCTGTCGCTCGAATTATTTTTGAACCCACAGGTTCTTATCACGGCGCTTTTGAGTTGGCATTGTCGGGTTCCTATCCTCTGAGCAAAGTTAACCCATGGCAAGCACGCCGGTTTGCACAGGCCAAAGGCAAGAGGGCGAAGACGGACCGGATTGATGCGCGCCTGCTGGCCCAAATGGGGCAGGATTTCCAGTTGGAACCAGACAAGCCAGTCGATGCAAGCCTATGTCATCTCAAAGAGATACGCGTTGCACGTCAAGCTCTTGTAAAAGAAGCCACGCAACTGGAGAACCGGTTGAAAACACAACGGGTGAACCTGGTTCGCAAACAGACACAGCAACGCCTGAAACTCGTGCGAAAGCAATTGGAGGCCCTTAACGCCGAAACTCAAAAGCAAATTGAGCAGAGCCCTCAAAGGGCGCGGGCAGCAAAGATTTTACACTCTATTCCCGGGCTGGGACAGGTCGCCGTCGCGGCGCTGGTGATTGAAATGCCAGAGCTTGGACAATTATCCCGTAAACAGGCCGCTGCTCTGGCGGGGCTGGCCCCCATGACCCGCCAGTCAGGACGCTGGCGGGGCGCTGCTTTTATTCAAGCAGGGCGCAAGCCGGTACGCGATGCACTCTACATGCCTGCCGTTGTTGCCAGCCGTTATAATCCAGACCTGAAAGCCAAATACAACCAGATGCGAGCGGCTGGTAAGCCTCCCAAAATCGCCATAATAGCTCTCATGCGTAAGCTAATCGAACTGGCAAACGCTCTCATAAAAGCGGACCGGCAATGGCAACCAAAAACGGCTTGA
- a CDS encoding DUF4167 domain-containing protein, whose translation MRSRSRKGPNPLTRTYESNGPDVKIRGTAQHIADKYQQLARDAQVSGDRVISENYNQHAEHYLRIIAAAQPQQKELHQSSSHGNRHENEANNSESSENVVSLDAAGAAEQVVIGLDTPQPFIDQAPGLVKDEKPVEGASSSTEGSETEAAAESSSDTEEETQRRRVRGTRGRGVRRTPPVVSEDEIAPEGEDKPERAPRRTPRARTPRGVRTTRSRTPRASRSTDTELPTIDVAPALEPSENSDS comes from the coding sequence ATGCGCAGTCGGAGCCGCAAAGGACCCAACCCGCTTACAAGGACGTATGAGTCTAACGGACCAGATGTCAAAATCCGTGGTACAGCCCAGCATATCGCTGACAAGTATCAGCAGCTAGCGCGCGATGCGCAGGTTTCTGGTGATCGGGTAATCTCCGAAAACTATAACCAGCATGCAGAGCACTACCTCCGGATTATTGCAGCTGCCCAGCCACAACAAAAAGAACTGCATCAATCGTCCTCACATGGCAATCGTCATGAAAACGAGGCGAATAACTCAGAATCTTCTGAGAACGTTGTTAGTCTGGATGCGGCAGGTGCGGCAGAGCAGGTGGTTATTGGTCTTGATACTCCACAGCCCTTCATTGATCAGGCTCCAGGACTTGTAAAAGATGAAAAGCCGGTAGAAGGCGCTTCTTCCAGTACTGAGGGGAGCGAAACAGAGGCAGCTGCGGAAAGTTCATCCGATACCGAGGAAGAAACCCAGCGCCGCCGCGTTCGCGGTACAAGAGGACGTGGTGTCCGAAGGACGCCTCCAGTAGTTTCAGAAGATGAAATAGCACCAGAAGGTGAAGACAAGCCCGAACGTGCACCGCGCCGTACTCCACGCGCAAGAACTCCTAGGGGCGTTCGCACAACGCGCTCAAGGACACCGCGGGCATCGCGCTCTACTGACACCGAGCTACCAACCATTGATGTCGCTCCAGCTCTTGAGCCTTCTGAGAACTCAGATAGCTAA